From the genome of Eublepharis macularius isolate TG4126 chromosome 12, MPM_Emac_v1.0, whole genome shotgun sequence, one region includes:
- the LOC129338434 gene encoding signal transducer and activator of transcription 5B isoform X1 → MAVWIQAQQLQGDALRQMQALYGQHFPIEVRHYLSQWIESQPWDSIDMDNPQEGTKATQLLEGLIQELQKKADHQVGEDGFLLKIKLGHYATQLQNTYERCPMELVRCIRHILYHEQRLVREATDSPSQVSSLADALSQKHLQINQTFEELRLVTQDTENQLKKLQQTQEYFIIQYQESLRLQAQFTQLSQLNPQERMAREPTLQQKKASLEAWLHREAQTLQQYRVELAEKHQQTLALLRKQQTIILDDELIQWKRRQQLAGNGGPPEGPLDGLQAWCEKLAEIICQNRQQVRRAEHLCQQLPIPGPIEEMLAELNSTVTDIISALVTSTFIIEKQPPQVLKTQTKFAATVRLLVGGKLNVHMNPPQVKATIISEQQAKALLKNESTRNESSGDILNNCCVMEYHQATGTLSAHFRNMSLKRIKRSDRRGAESVTEEKFTILFESQFSVGGNELVFQVKTLSLPVVVIVHGSQDNNATATVLWDNAFAEPGRVPFAVPDKVMWSQLCEALNMKFKAEVQSSRGLTKDNLLFLAQKLFNSNINHLEEYNSMAVSWAQFNRENLPGRNYTFWQWFDGVMEVLKKHLKPHWNDGAILGFVNKQQAHDLLINKPDGTFLLRFSDSEIGGITIAWKFENAERMFWNLMPFTTRDFSIRSLADRLGDLNYLLYVYPERPKEEVFSKYYTPVLAKAVDGYVKPQIKQVVPDFSTTSGDSAGGGTTYMEHVASPAIGSTSHYNLYPQNHDSVLDTEGDLDLDDSMDVARHVEELLRRPMDSQWISHAQL, encoded by the exons ATGGCAGTGTGGATCCAAGCACAGCAACTGCAGGGGGATGCCCTGCGGCAGATGCAGGCCCTTTATGGACAGCACTTCCCCATCGAGGTCCGCCATTACCTTTCACAGTGGATTGAGAGCCAACCATG GGACTCCATCGACATGGACAACCCCCAGGAGGGCACCAAAGCCACACAGCTGCTGGAGGGGCTGATCCAGGAGTTGCAGAAGAAGGCGGACCACCAGGTGGGCGAGGATGGCTTCCTTCTGAAGATCAAGCTGGGCCACTATGCCACTCAGCTGCAG AACACGTATGAGCGTTGCCCTATGGAGCTGGTGCGCTGTATCCGACACATCCTCTACCATGAACAGCGCCTGGTGCGAGAGGCCACAGAT AGCCCCTCCCAAGTTAGCAGCCTGGCTGATGCCCTCTCCCAGAAGCACCTGCAGATCAACCAGACCTTTGAGGAGTTGCGCCTGGTCACTCAGGATACCGAGAACCAGCTGAAGAAGCTTCAGCAGACTCAAGAATACTTCATCATCCAGTACCAAGAGAGCCTTCGCCTGCAAG ccCAGTTTACTCAGCTTTCACAGCTGAACCCCCAGGAGCGCATGGCCCGCGAGCCCACTTTGCAACAGAAGAAGGCCTCGTTGGAAGCATGGCTGCACCGGGAAGCCCAGACACTGCAGCAGTATCGTGTG gagcTGGCTGAAAAGCACCAGCAGACGTTGGCCCTCCTCCGCAAACAGCAGACGATCATCCTGGATGATGAGCTGATCCAGTGGAAGAGGCGGCAACAGCTGGCAGGGAACGGTGGGCCCCCTGAGGGCCCTTTAGATGGTCTGCAAGCCTG GTGTGAGAAGCTGGCCGAGATAATCTGCCAGAATCGGCAGCAAGTACGTCGTGCCGAACACCTGTGCCAACAGCTACCCATTCCTGGACCTATTGAGGAGATGCTGGCAGAGCTCAACAGCACTGTCACTGACATTATTTCTGCCCTGGTCACTAG CACCTTCATTATTGAAAAGCAGCCTCCCCAAGTGCTGAAAACCCAGACCAAGTTTGCAGCCACAGTGAGGCTGCTGGTCGGCGGAAAGTTAAATGTGCACATGAACCCCCCACAGGTGAAGGCCACCATCATCAGTGAGCAGCAGGCCAAAGCCCTGCTCAAGAATGAGAGCACCCGCAA CGAGAGCAGTGGCGATATCTTGAACAACTGCTGTGTGATGGAATATCACCAGGCAACTGGAACACTGAGTGCTCACTTCCGCAATATG TCCCTGAAGCGGATCAAACGTTCAGACCGGCGTGGTGCCGAGTCAGTGACGGAGGAGAAGTTCACCATCCTCTTTGAGTCCCAGTTCAGCGTTGGCGGCAACGAGCTTGTCTTCCAGGTGAAGACTCTCTCTCTGCCCGTAGTGGTGATCGTGCATGGCAGCCAGGACAACAACGCCACCGCCACGGTGCTATGGGACAACGCGTTCGCTGAGCCAGGCCGCGTGCCCTTTGCTGTGCCCGACAAGGTCATGTGGTCCCAACTGTGTGAGGCCCTCAACATGAAGTTCAAGGCCGAGGTCCAGAGCAGCCGAGGGCTCACCAAGGACAACTTGCTCTTCCTCGCCCAGAAGCTCTTCAACAGCAACATTAATCACCTCGAAGAGTACAACAGTATGGCTGTCTCCTGGGCTCAGTTCAACAGA GAGAACCTTCCAGGACGAAATTACACATTTTGGCAATGGTTCGACGGGGTGATGGAAGTCCTGAAGAAACACTTGAAGCCACATTGGAATGACGG GGCTATCCTAGGTTTTGTCAACAAACAGCAGGCCCATGATTTGCTGATCAACAAGCCAGATGGGACCTTCCTCCTAAGGTTCAGTGACTCTGAGATTGGGGGCATCACAATTGCCTGGAAGTTTGAGAATG CTGAACGAATGTTCTGGAACCTGATGCCCTTCACCACCCGCGACTTCTCCATCCGCTCCCTGGCGGACCGCCTCGGTGACCTCAATTACCTCCTTTATGTGTATCCTGAGCGCCCCAAGGAAGAAGTCTTTTCCAAATACTACACACCAGTCCTTG CAAAGGCCGTGGATGGATATGTGAAGCCACAGATCAAGCAAGTTGTGCCAGA CTTTTCCACCACCTCAGGAGACTCTGCAGGGGGAGGGACTACTTATATGGAACATGTAGCATCCCCAGCtattggctccacctcccactACAACTTATATCCACAGAA CCACGACTCTGTACTAGATACAGAAGGGGACTTGGATCTGGATGATTCGATGGATGTAGCACGACATGTGGAGGAACTTCTGAGGCGCCCCATGGACAGCCAGTGGATCTCACATGCACAGTTATGA
- the LOC129338434 gene encoding signal transducer and activator of transcription 5B isoform X3 → MAVWIQAQQLQGDALRQMQALYGQHFPIEVRHYLSQWIESQPWDSIDMDNPQEGTKATQLLEGLIQELQKKADHQVGEDGFLLKIKLGHYATQLQNTYERCPMELVRCIRHILYHEQRLVREATDSPSQVSSLADALSQKHLQINQTFEELRLVTQDTENQLKKLQQTQEYFIIQYQESLRLQAQFTQLSQLNPQERMAREPTLQQKKASLEAWLHREAQTLQQYRVELAEKHQQTLALLRKQQTIILDDELIQWKRRQQLAGNGGPPEGPLDGLQAWCEKLAEIICQNRQQVRRAEHLCQQLPIPGPIEEMLAELNSTVTDIISALVTSTFIIEKQPPQVLKTQTKFAATVRLLVGGKLNVHMNPPQVKATIISEQQAKALLKNESTRNESSGDILNNCCVMEYHQATGTLSAHFRNMSLKRIKRSDRRGAESVTEEKFTILFESQFSVGGNELVFQVKTLSLPVVVIVHGSQDNNATATVLWDNAFAEPGRVPFAVPDKVMWSQLCEALNMKFKAEVQSSRGLTKDNLLFLAQKLFNSNINHLEEYNSMAVSWAQFNRENLPGRNYTFWQWFDGVMEVLKKHLKPHWNDGAILGFVNKQQAHDLLINKPDGTFLLRFSDSEIGGITIAWKFENAERMFWNLMPFTTRDFSIRSLADRLGDLNYLLYVYPERPKEEVFSKYYTPVLAKAVDGYVKPQIKQVVPDHDSVLDTEGDLDLDDSMDVARHVEELLRRPMDSQWISHAQL, encoded by the exons ATGGCAGTGTGGATCCAAGCACAGCAACTGCAGGGGGATGCCCTGCGGCAGATGCAGGCCCTTTATGGACAGCACTTCCCCATCGAGGTCCGCCATTACCTTTCACAGTGGATTGAGAGCCAACCATG GGACTCCATCGACATGGACAACCCCCAGGAGGGCACCAAAGCCACACAGCTGCTGGAGGGGCTGATCCAGGAGTTGCAGAAGAAGGCGGACCACCAGGTGGGCGAGGATGGCTTCCTTCTGAAGATCAAGCTGGGCCACTATGCCACTCAGCTGCAG AACACGTATGAGCGTTGCCCTATGGAGCTGGTGCGCTGTATCCGACACATCCTCTACCATGAACAGCGCCTGGTGCGAGAGGCCACAGAT AGCCCCTCCCAAGTTAGCAGCCTGGCTGATGCCCTCTCCCAGAAGCACCTGCAGATCAACCAGACCTTTGAGGAGTTGCGCCTGGTCACTCAGGATACCGAGAACCAGCTGAAGAAGCTTCAGCAGACTCAAGAATACTTCATCATCCAGTACCAAGAGAGCCTTCGCCTGCAAG ccCAGTTTACTCAGCTTTCACAGCTGAACCCCCAGGAGCGCATGGCCCGCGAGCCCACTTTGCAACAGAAGAAGGCCTCGTTGGAAGCATGGCTGCACCGGGAAGCCCAGACACTGCAGCAGTATCGTGTG gagcTGGCTGAAAAGCACCAGCAGACGTTGGCCCTCCTCCGCAAACAGCAGACGATCATCCTGGATGATGAGCTGATCCAGTGGAAGAGGCGGCAACAGCTGGCAGGGAACGGTGGGCCCCCTGAGGGCCCTTTAGATGGTCTGCAAGCCTG GTGTGAGAAGCTGGCCGAGATAATCTGCCAGAATCGGCAGCAAGTACGTCGTGCCGAACACCTGTGCCAACAGCTACCCATTCCTGGACCTATTGAGGAGATGCTGGCAGAGCTCAACAGCACTGTCACTGACATTATTTCTGCCCTGGTCACTAG CACCTTCATTATTGAAAAGCAGCCTCCCCAAGTGCTGAAAACCCAGACCAAGTTTGCAGCCACAGTGAGGCTGCTGGTCGGCGGAAAGTTAAATGTGCACATGAACCCCCCACAGGTGAAGGCCACCATCATCAGTGAGCAGCAGGCCAAAGCCCTGCTCAAGAATGAGAGCACCCGCAA CGAGAGCAGTGGCGATATCTTGAACAACTGCTGTGTGATGGAATATCACCAGGCAACTGGAACACTGAGTGCTCACTTCCGCAATATG TCCCTGAAGCGGATCAAACGTTCAGACCGGCGTGGTGCCGAGTCAGTGACGGAGGAGAAGTTCACCATCCTCTTTGAGTCCCAGTTCAGCGTTGGCGGCAACGAGCTTGTCTTCCAGGTGAAGACTCTCTCTCTGCCCGTAGTGGTGATCGTGCATGGCAGCCAGGACAACAACGCCACCGCCACGGTGCTATGGGACAACGCGTTCGCTGAGCCAGGCCGCGTGCCCTTTGCTGTGCCCGACAAGGTCATGTGGTCCCAACTGTGTGAGGCCCTCAACATGAAGTTCAAGGCCGAGGTCCAGAGCAGCCGAGGGCTCACCAAGGACAACTTGCTCTTCCTCGCCCAGAAGCTCTTCAACAGCAACATTAATCACCTCGAAGAGTACAACAGTATGGCTGTCTCCTGGGCTCAGTTCAACAGA GAGAACCTTCCAGGACGAAATTACACATTTTGGCAATGGTTCGACGGGGTGATGGAAGTCCTGAAGAAACACTTGAAGCCACATTGGAATGACGG GGCTATCCTAGGTTTTGTCAACAAACAGCAGGCCCATGATTTGCTGATCAACAAGCCAGATGGGACCTTCCTCCTAAGGTTCAGTGACTCTGAGATTGGGGGCATCACAATTGCCTGGAAGTTTGAGAATG CTGAACGAATGTTCTGGAACCTGATGCCCTTCACCACCCGCGACTTCTCCATCCGCTCCCTGGCGGACCGCCTCGGTGACCTCAATTACCTCCTTTATGTGTATCCTGAGCGCCCCAAGGAAGAAGTCTTTTCCAAATACTACACACCAGTCCTTG CAAAGGCCGTGGATGGATATGTGAAGCCACAGATCAAGCAAGTTGTGCCAGA CCACGACTCTGTACTAGATACAGAAGGGGACTTGGATCTGGATGATTCGATGGATGTAGCACGACATGTGGAGGAACTTCTGAGGCGCCCCATGGACAGCCAGTGGATCTCACATGCACAGTTATGA
- the LOC129338434 gene encoding signal transducer and activator of transcription 5B isoform X2 yields MPCGRCRPFMDSTSPSRSAITFHSGLRANHGRDSIDMDNPQEGTKATQLLEGLIQELQKKADHQVGEDGFLLKIKLGHYATQLQNTYERCPMELVRCIRHILYHEQRLVREATDSPSQVSSLADALSQKHLQINQTFEELRLVTQDTENQLKKLQQTQEYFIIQYQESLRLQAQFTQLSQLNPQERMAREPTLQQKKASLEAWLHREAQTLQQYRVELAEKHQQTLALLRKQQTIILDDELIQWKRRQQLAGNGGPPEGPLDGLQAWCEKLAEIICQNRQQVRRAEHLCQQLPIPGPIEEMLAELNSTVTDIISALVTSTFIIEKQPPQVLKTQTKFAATVRLLVGGKLNVHMNPPQVKATIISEQQAKALLKNESTRNESSGDILNNCCVMEYHQATGTLSAHFRNMSLKRIKRSDRRGAESVTEEKFTILFESQFSVGGNELVFQVKTLSLPVVVIVHGSQDNNATATVLWDNAFAEPGRVPFAVPDKVMWSQLCEALNMKFKAEVQSSRGLTKDNLLFLAQKLFNSNINHLEEYNSMAVSWAQFNRENLPGRNYTFWQWFDGVMEVLKKHLKPHWNDGAILGFVNKQQAHDLLINKPDGTFLLRFSDSEIGGITIAWKFENAERMFWNLMPFTTRDFSIRSLADRLGDLNYLLYVYPERPKEEVFSKYYTPVLAKAVDGYVKPQIKQVVPDFSTTSGDSAGGGTTYMEHVASPAIGSTSHYNLYPQNHDSVLDTEGDLDLDDSMDVARHVEELLRRPMDSQWISHAQL; encoded by the exons ATGCCCTGCGGCAGATGCAGGCCCTTTATGGACAGCACTTCCCCATCGAGGTCCGCCATTACCTTTCACAGTGGATTGAGAGCCAACCATGGTAG GGACTCCATCGACATGGACAACCCCCAGGAGGGCACCAAAGCCACACAGCTGCTGGAGGGGCTGATCCAGGAGTTGCAGAAGAAGGCGGACCACCAGGTGGGCGAGGATGGCTTCCTTCTGAAGATCAAGCTGGGCCACTATGCCACTCAGCTGCAG AACACGTATGAGCGTTGCCCTATGGAGCTGGTGCGCTGTATCCGACACATCCTCTACCATGAACAGCGCCTGGTGCGAGAGGCCACAGAT AGCCCCTCCCAAGTTAGCAGCCTGGCTGATGCCCTCTCCCAGAAGCACCTGCAGATCAACCAGACCTTTGAGGAGTTGCGCCTGGTCACTCAGGATACCGAGAACCAGCTGAAGAAGCTTCAGCAGACTCAAGAATACTTCATCATCCAGTACCAAGAGAGCCTTCGCCTGCAAG ccCAGTTTACTCAGCTTTCACAGCTGAACCCCCAGGAGCGCATGGCCCGCGAGCCCACTTTGCAACAGAAGAAGGCCTCGTTGGAAGCATGGCTGCACCGGGAAGCCCAGACACTGCAGCAGTATCGTGTG gagcTGGCTGAAAAGCACCAGCAGACGTTGGCCCTCCTCCGCAAACAGCAGACGATCATCCTGGATGATGAGCTGATCCAGTGGAAGAGGCGGCAACAGCTGGCAGGGAACGGTGGGCCCCCTGAGGGCCCTTTAGATGGTCTGCAAGCCTG GTGTGAGAAGCTGGCCGAGATAATCTGCCAGAATCGGCAGCAAGTACGTCGTGCCGAACACCTGTGCCAACAGCTACCCATTCCTGGACCTATTGAGGAGATGCTGGCAGAGCTCAACAGCACTGTCACTGACATTATTTCTGCCCTGGTCACTAG CACCTTCATTATTGAAAAGCAGCCTCCCCAAGTGCTGAAAACCCAGACCAAGTTTGCAGCCACAGTGAGGCTGCTGGTCGGCGGAAAGTTAAATGTGCACATGAACCCCCCACAGGTGAAGGCCACCATCATCAGTGAGCAGCAGGCCAAAGCCCTGCTCAAGAATGAGAGCACCCGCAA CGAGAGCAGTGGCGATATCTTGAACAACTGCTGTGTGATGGAATATCACCAGGCAACTGGAACACTGAGTGCTCACTTCCGCAATATG TCCCTGAAGCGGATCAAACGTTCAGACCGGCGTGGTGCCGAGTCAGTGACGGAGGAGAAGTTCACCATCCTCTTTGAGTCCCAGTTCAGCGTTGGCGGCAACGAGCTTGTCTTCCAGGTGAAGACTCTCTCTCTGCCCGTAGTGGTGATCGTGCATGGCAGCCAGGACAACAACGCCACCGCCACGGTGCTATGGGACAACGCGTTCGCTGAGCCAGGCCGCGTGCCCTTTGCTGTGCCCGACAAGGTCATGTGGTCCCAACTGTGTGAGGCCCTCAACATGAAGTTCAAGGCCGAGGTCCAGAGCAGCCGAGGGCTCACCAAGGACAACTTGCTCTTCCTCGCCCAGAAGCTCTTCAACAGCAACATTAATCACCTCGAAGAGTACAACAGTATGGCTGTCTCCTGGGCTCAGTTCAACAGA GAGAACCTTCCAGGACGAAATTACACATTTTGGCAATGGTTCGACGGGGTGATGGAAGTCCTGAAGAAACACTTGAAGCCACATTGGAATGACGG GGCTATCCTAGGTTTTGTCAACAAACAGCAGGCCCATGATTTGCTGATCAACAAGCCAGATGGGACCTTCCTCCTAAGGTTCAGTGACTCTGAGATTGGGGGCATCACAATTGCCTGGAAGTTTGAGAATG CTGAACGAATGTTCTGGAACCTGATGCCCTTCACCACCCGCGACTTCTCCATCCGCTCCCTGGCGGACCGCCTCGGTGACCTCAATTACCTCCTTTATGTGTATCCTGAGCGCCCCAAGGAAGAAGTCTTTTCCAAATACTACACACCAGTCCTTG CAAAGGCCGTGGATGGATATGTGAAGCCACAGATCAAGCAAGTTGTGCCAGA CTTTTCCACCACCTCAGGAGACTCTGCAGGGGGAGGGACTACTTATATGGAACATGTAGCATCCCCAGCtattggctccacctcccactACAACTTATATCCACAGAA CCACGACTCTGTACTAGATACAGAAGGGGACTTGGATCTGGATGATTCGATGGATGTAGCACGACATGTGGAGGAACTTCTGAGGCGCCCCATGGACAGCCAGTGGATCTCACATGCACAGTTATGA